A portion of the Pseudomonas synxantha BG33R genome contains these proteins:
- a CDS encoding PP2C family protein-serine/threonine phosphatase, with translation MGATYKSASKSHVGMVRQVNEDAFLDLPENRLWVVADGMGGHAAGDYVSSLIVDSLRHVPLGRSLDEYTAALRNDLLRINTAVREETANRGVTMMGSTVVVFAARGLRGVCLWAGDSRLYRLRDGVLESISRDHSYVQDLQDSGLLSEADARTHPRSNIVTRAVGVEAQLDVASVELLIAPGDSYLLCSDGLNKTVEDREIRDVLSHDAPDEIVRSLVHLGLNRGAPDNITTLVVKVSS, from the coding sequence ATGGGCGCGACGTACAAATCCGCGAGCAAAAGCCATGTGGGCATGGTTCGCCAAGTCAACGAAGATGCCTTTCTGGACCTGCCGGAAAACCGCCTGTGGGTGGTGGCCGATGGCATGGGCGGGCACGCCGCGGGGGACTATGTCAGCAGCTTGATCGTCGACAGCCTGCGCCATGTGCCGCTGGGCCGCTCCCTCGACGAATACACCGCGGCGCTGCGCAATGACCTGCTGCGCATCAACACCGCTGTACGCGAAGAAACCGCCAACCGTGGCGTGACCATGATGGGCAGTACGGTGGTGGTATTCGCCGCCCGCGGCTTGCGCGGTGTGTGCCTGTGGGCCGGCGACAGTCGCTTGTATCGCCTGCGTGACGGCGTGCTGGAAAGCATCTCCCGCGACCACAGCTACGTGCAGGACCTGCAAGACAGCGGCTTGCTCAGCGAAGCTGACGCCCGCACTCATCCGCGCTCCAATATCGTCACCCGCGCTGTCGGCGTGGAAGCGCAACTGGACGTGGCGTCGGTCGAACTGTTGATTGCTCCCGGCGACAGCTACCTGTTGTGCAGCGACGGCCTGAACAAGACCGTCGAAGACCGCGAAATCCGCGACGTGCTCAGCCATGACGCACCGGATGAAATCGTGCGCAGCCTGGTGCACCTGGGGCTCAATCGCGGCGCACCGGACAACATCACCACCCTCGTCGTGAAGGTTTCGTCATGA
- a CDS encoding serine/threonine-protein kinase, translating to MNIVIPGYDIEGEIGEGAMASVYLATQRSLERKVALKVMAAALAADPSFCERFLREGKTLARLSHPHTVTIHDIGNVGELYYMAMEYLPNGTLKERIAAGLTPEQGVTLIRQIASALGYAHAQGLVHRDVKPANILFRADGTAVLSDFGIAKSLDDRTQFTQAGFAVGTPSYMSPEQARGQEIDGRADLYALGVVLYEILVGKLPYSGTDALSTALAHLTEPLPELPVHHGRYQGVLRKLLAKDPAQRYPDAAALLLALDQLPADESDATLVRPLPIPLSFDLAGMTPVTIDIPTDKPQPQPIVRQPVVTPTQHSAPSEQHRGPVLALAAVAVAVALAIGGASYWWLSGSDEPAQPPAAVVPTVTPPVAVAAVDGGQRPLLMAGKKTLFQRVLSKPGAQLSADAGSTPGKALPAFSVLYVYQRKEVDGSPWVRVGAATDGRSDGWLPAAQVSDWKQSLVLKFTERSGRAPVMFLRQSGEVEKLLADPAAAKSVLTKAQNNPEDNQQVLALEPTASAVPQNQFYLLPIFDSKESFDENGQPVQLLNVASIDPGRSAAATPATPTLSANADAFRTAVVLVVDTTVSMQPYIDQIRDVVHELQTRIAERGELDSVSFGLVGFRSSIKKTPGLEYVAKTLISLDQGRDPQRFLDMARQVKASTVSSHSFNEDAFAGVMQAVDGMDWSGYGGRIILLVTDAGALRKNDPFAATQMNEAEVRQAALGKQIKIYALHLRTDVGKKTHAGAESQYRILTADANPQIGDLYTPVPGGDVRKLGERVDEIGTVFADLVHQVRNNTPQPVPLLGSAPSLADKSTAVGYAMHMDFLGRKTASQAPQLVSAWTADRDLTNPALPAFQVCVMLTKLQLNDLQQSLKLIVDAARKTQSSPKDFFQEIASASAYMSRDPQALRKGGNLADGGLLGEYLEGLPYRSKSLNMTQDLWLSLSVAEQEDFIDELDSKIRLYETFHNDVANWVRFGDAEPGDALYRVPLSTLP from the coding sequence ATGAACATTGTCATTCCAGGTTATGACATCGAAGGCGAGATCGGCGAAGGCGCCATGGCCAGCGTGTACCTGGCGACCCAGCGTTCGCTGGAGCGCAAGGTAGCGTTGAAGGTGATGGCCGCGGCGCTGGCGGCCGATCCGAGTTTCTGCGAGCGCTTCCTGCGTGAGGGCAAGACCCTGGCGCGCCTTTCGCACCCGCACACGGTGACTATCCATGACATCGGCAACGTCGGTGAGCTGTATTACATGGCCATGGAATACCTGCCCAACGGCACGCTCAAGGAGCGCATCGCTGCCGGCCTGACGCCGGAGCAGGGGGTGACGCTGATCCGTCAGATCGCCTCGGCGCTGGGTTATGCCCATGCCCAGGGCTTGGTGCACCGCGACGTCAAACCGGCGAATATTCTGTTCCGCGCCGATGGCACCGCAGTACTTTCCGACTTTGGTATCGCCAAGTCGCTGGACGACCGCACCCAATTCACCCAGGCCGGGTTTGCCGTGGGTACACCCAGCTACATGAGCCCCGAGCAGGCGCGGGGCCAGGAGATCGACGGGCGCGCCGATCTCTACGCACTCGGTGTGGTGCTGTATGAAATCCTCGTCGGCAAGCTGCCCTATAGCGGCACCGATGCGCTTTCCACTGCGCTGGCGCACCTGACTGAGCCGTTGCCGGAATTGCCTGTGCATCACGGGCGTTACCAGGGTGTGCTGCGCAAGTTGTTGGCCAAAGACCCGGCGCAGCGTTATCCGGATGCGGCAGCGTTGTTGTTGGCGCTGGATCAACTGCCGGCGGATGAATCGGACGCCACGCTGGTACGGCCGCTGCCGATTCCATTGAGCTTTGATCTGGCAGGCATGACCCCCGTCACCATCGACATTCCGACTGATAAACCGCAGCCGCAGCCAATAGTGCGCCAACCGGTGGTAACGCCGACCCAGCACAGTGCCCCCTCCGAGCAGCACCGTGGTCCGGTATTGGCCTTGGCCGCCGTGGCGGTCGCCGTCGCGTTGGCCATTGGTGGCGCCAGCTACTGGTGGTTGAGTGGCAGCGATGAACCGGCTCAGCCGCCAGCCGCCGTGGTGCCCACGGTGACGCCACCGGTGGCTGTCGCTGCAGTGGATGGCGGTCAACGCCCGTTGCTGATGGCGGGCAAGAAGACCCTGTTCCAGCGCGTACTCAGCAAGCCCGGCGCCCAGCTTTCAGCAGACGCGGGCAGCACGCCGGGTAAGGCGTTGCCGGCGTTTTCCGTGCTCTACGTGTACCAGCGCAAGGAAGTGGATGGCAGCCCGTGGGTACGCGTGGGCGCCGCCACCGATGGGCGCAGCGACGGTTGGTTGCCGGCCGCCCAGGTCAGCGACTGGAAACAAAGCCTGGTGCTCAAGTTCACCGAGCGCTCGGGGCGTGCGCCCGTGATGTTCCTGCGCCAATCCGGCGAGGTGGAGAAACTGTTGGCCGATCCTGCTGCCGCGAAAAGCGTGCTGACCAAGGCGCAGAACAACCCTGAGGACAACCAGCAAGTCCTGGCCCTTGAGCCGACAGCCAGCGCGGTGCCGCAAAACCAGTTCTACCTGTTGCCGATTTTCGACTCAAAAGAGAGCTTCGACGAAAACGGCCAGCCGGTGCAGTTGCTCAACGTGGCCTCCATCGACCCAGGCCGCAGCGCGGCTGCCACACCGGCAACCCCGACGCTCAGCGCCAATGCCGATGCATTCCGCACCGCCGTGGTGCTGGTGGTGGATACCACGGTGTCGATGCAGCCCTACATCGACCAGATCCGCGACGTGGTACACGAGCTGCAAACCCGTATCGCCGAGCGCGGCGAACTGGACAGCGTCAGCTTCGGCCTGGTCGGCTTTCGCAGCAGCATCAAGAAAACCCCTGGCCTTGAGTACGTCGCCAAGACCCTGATCAGCCTCGACCAGGGGCGCGATCCGCAGCGCTTCCTCGATATGGCGCGCCAGGTCAAAGCCTCAACCGTCTCCAGCCATTCCTTCAACGAAGATGCGTTTGCCGGGGTGATGCAGGCGGTGGATGGCATGGACTGGTCGGGCTATGGCGGGCGCATCATCCTGCTGGTCACCGACGCGGGTGCGCTGCGCAAGAACGACCCGTTCGCCGCTACCCAGATGAACGAAGCCGAAGTGCGACAGGCCGCACTCGGCAAGCAGATCAAGATCTACGCGCTGCACCTGCGCACCGATGTCGGCAAGAAAACCCACGCCGGTGCCGAGAGCCAGTACCGCATCCTCACCGCCGACGCCAACCCGCAGATCGGCGACCTGTACACGCCAGTGCCGGGAGGCGATGTGCGCAAGCTGGGTGAGCGCGTCGATGAGATCGGTACAGTGTTCGCCGACCTGGTGCATCAGGTGCGCAACAACACGCCGCAACCGGTGCCGCTGCTCGGTTCGGCGCCAAGTCTGGCGGACAAATCCACCGCGGTCGGTTATGCCATGCACATGGACTTCCTCGGGCGCAAAACCGCCAGCCAGGCGCCGCAACTGGTCAGCGCCTGGACCGCCGACCGCGACCTGACCAACCCGGCACTGCCAGCGTTCCAGGTGTGCGTGATGCTGACCAAGCTGCAACTCAATGACCTGCAACAGTCGCTGAAGTTGATCGTGGATGCGGCGCGCAAAACCCAAAGCTCGCCCAAGGATTTCTTCCAGGAAATCGCCAGCGCCTCGGCCTACATGAGCCGGGACCCCCAAGCCCTGCGCAAGGGCGGTAACCTGGCCGACGGTGGTCTGCTCGGTGAATACCTGGAGGGCCTGCCGTACCGCAGCAAGTCGCTGAACATGACCCAGGATTTGTGGTTGTCGTTGAGCGTGGCCGAGCAGGAAGACTTTATCGACGAGCTGGATTCGAAAATCCGCCTGTATGAAACCTTCCATAACGACGTGGCCAACTGGGTCCGTTTCGGCGACGCCGAACCGGGTGATGCGTTGTACCGCGTGCCGCTGTCGACGCTGCCGTAA
- the tagQ gene encoding type VI secretion system-associated lipoprotein TagQ translates to MLFSRKSVSKRHLLLIAAGFSTVLTGCATSPASKVASSTKVEYYPNCYEPVQHLRATDSNMTKSVVTGAAIGAAGGALLGALTGDKEKRGRNAAIGAAGGALAGGAAGYYTERQKQIADDNQRIASYAADVNKSVSDIDRSTAYAKASQQCYQSAFTKLVADRKAKTVNDTEGRKRLAEIVAGLKESNDLIVAVNGKAGEDLNNYTQAYEKDLQQVGVQRADVVTVAQAEVAPVVTPTKKKGAGTKPPKKPVLPTVPKEAVTTEKTLQTAQAKQAESKQVANAGDSQLKLNCTNPNLVDWAPVPCPNV, encoded by the coding sequence ATGCTTTTTTCCCGTAAGTCGGTTTCCAAGCGTCACCTGCTGCTGATCGCGGCCGGTTTCAGCACCGTGTTGACCGGTTGCGCTACGTCGCCTGCGTCCAAGGTCGCGTCGAGCACCAAGGTCGAGTACTACCCCAACTGCTACGAGCCGGTGCAGCACCTGCGTGCCACCGATTCGAACATGACCAAGTCGGTGGTGACCGGTGCCGCCATCGGCGCGGCTGGCGGTGCGTTGTTGGGTGCCCTGACCGGCGACAAGGAAAAACGTGGCCGTAATGCCGCCATCGGTGCTGCCGGTGGCGCCCTGGCCGGCGGCGCGGCGGGTTACTACACCGAACGTCAGAAGCAGATCGCCGATGACAACCAGCGCATCGCCTCCTATGCCGCTGACGTGAATAAAAGCGTCTCCGACATCGACCGCAGCACCGCCTACGCCAAGGCGTCGCAGCAGTGCTACCAGAGTGCGTTCACCAAGCTTGTGGCCGACCGCAAGGCCAAGACCGTCAACGATACCGAAGGCCGCAAGCGCCTGGCGGAAATCGTTGCGGGCCTCAAGGAATCCAATGACCTGATCGTCGCAGTCAACGGCAAAGCCGGCGAAGACCTGAACAACTACACCCAGGCTTACGAAAAAGACCTGCAACAAGTCGGTGTGCAGCGTGCCGACGTAGTTACCGTGGCACAGGCCGAAGTGGCGCCTGTCGTGACGCCGACCAAGAAGAAAGGCGCGGGCACCAAGCCACCGAAAAAGCCGGTGCTGCCAACCGTGCCGAAAGAAGCGGTCACCACCGAGAAGACCTTGCAAACGGCCCAGGCCAAGCAAGCTGAAAGCAAGCAGGTAGCCAACGCAGGTGATTCGCAGCTCAAGCTCAACTGCACCAACCCGAACCTGGTTGACTGGGCGCCGGTACCTTGCCCTAACGTCTAA
- a CDS encoding formylglycine-generating enzyme family protein, translated as MYKLLGACVALSLASLAWADEASDKLDNPKPLPDDVSLPLPCEGNMVFRYAYVLAQGTLDDREVSLGYPFAEGEAGYQQSFISGYRRDFINGQFTLKDLPKAWNKVIAPLMPKTDAKTPLKPMLYFIGKYEVTARQYAQVMGQAQSLASGEPAPACDAPTGMAGRLPKVKLSRFEAERFSAVYSAWLMKYHRELLPVSGRGASAEDGGLGFVRLPTEVEWEYAARGGQAVSRQDLEGRLYPRRAEGSESDGPLADYAVFNQVAGGTGQAARLMPIGTKLPNPIGLFDVIGNAAEMVQESFQLVHAGRRQGTYGGFVVKGGNYLEGEGTLFTGMRREYPLFAADGTEQSNETTGFRVAIGALSAPRSRYKELFAQWQKEGRLASLTDAIDDAQDPTKRLDSIIAASVDPKLQAELGLVNEELKRNVSLIAQQREEAAGNLIQSAALVAETISNYNIRLANLQKSRQQAVDSKDEASAQLFATAIANGRSALDGAVAIYIDNLATGTRYTDAVIQAQFQRVKEELDRKPVLGKSLVTRATLFVRHVGNYRKQQRADPATILKELLAASGQRS; from the coding sequence ATGTATAAGTTACTGGGCGCCTGCGTGGCGCTGAGCCTGGCCTCGCTGGCCTGGGCGGATGAGGCAAGCGACAAGCTCGACAATCCCAAACCGTTGCCGGACGACGTGAGCCTGCCGCTGCCGTGCGAAGGCAACATGGTGTTCCGCTACGCCTACGTGCTGGCCCAGGGCACCCTGGATGACCGCGAAGTCAGCCTCGGCTACCCCTTTGCCGAAGGCGAGGCCGGTTACCAGCAGTCGTTTATTTCCGGTTACCGCCGCGACTTCATCAACGGCCAGTTCACCCTCAAGGACTTGCCCAAGGCCTGGAACAAGGTCATCGCGCCGCTGATGCCAAAGACCGACGCCAAGACCCCACTCAAGCCGATGCTGTACTTCATCGGCAAGTACGAAGTGACCGCACGCCAATACGCCCAGGTGATGGGCCAGGCGCAATCCCTGGCCAGCGGTGAACCGGCACCGGCGTGTGACGCGCCCACCGGCATGGCCGGGCGGTTGCCCAAGGTGAAGCTGTCGCGTTTTGAAGCCGAGCGTTTTTCGGCGGTGTACAGCGCCTGGCTGATGAAATACCACCGCGAGTTGTTGCCGGTGAGCGGGCGTGGTGCCTCGGCCGAAGACGGCGGCCTGGGCTTTGTGCGCCTGCCTACCGAGGTTGAGTGGGAGTACGCCGCACGCGGCGGCCAGGCGGTGAGTCGCCAGGACCTGGAAGGCCGCTTGTATCCACGGCGCGCCGAGGGCAGCGAAAGCGATGGCCCGCTGGCTGATTACGCGGTGTTCAACCAGGTCGCTGGCGGCACCGGTCAGGCGGCACGGCTGATGCCCATCGGCACCAAATTGCCCAACCCCATCGGCCTGTTCGACGTGATCGGCAACGCTGCGGAAATGGTCCAGGAATCGTTCCAGCTGGTACATGCCGGCCGACGCCAGGGCACCTATGGCGGCTTTGTGGTCAAGGGCGGCAATTACCTGGAAGGCGAGGGCACCTTGTTCACCGGTATGCGCCGCGAATACCCATTGTTTGCGGCCGATGGCACTGAGCAAAGCAACGAGACCACCGGCTTTCGCGTGGCGATTGGCGCACTGTCGGCACCGCGCTCGCGTTACAAGGAATTGTTTGCCCAATGGCAGAAGGAAGGGCGCCTGGCCTCATTGACTGACGCCATCGACGACGCCCAGGACCCGACCAAGCGCCTGGACAGCATCATCGCCGCCAGCGTCGACCCCAAGCTGCAAGCCGAGCTGGGCCTGGTCAACGAAGAGCTCAAGCGCAACGTTTCGCTGATCGCCCAGCAGCGCGAAGAGGCCGCGGGCAACCTGATCCAGTCGGCGGCGTTGGTGGCCGAGACCATCAGCAACTACAACATTCGCCTGGCCAACCTGCAGAAGAGTCGCCAGCAGGCCGTGGACAGCAAGGACGAAGCCAGCGCGCAGCTGTTCGCCACCGCCATTGCCAATGGACGCAGCGCTCTGGACGGCGCGGTGGCGATTTATATCGACAACCTGGCCACCGGCACGCGCTACACCGATGCGGTGATCCAGGCGCAGTTTCAACGGGTCAAGGAAGAGTTGGATCGCAAGCCAGTGCTCGGCAAGAGCCTGGTGACGCGCGCAACACTGTTCGTTCGCCATGTCGGCAACTACCGCAAGCAACAGCGGGCCGACCCGGCAACGATCTTGAAGGAATTGCTCGCAGCGAGCGGTCAGCGGTCTTGA
- a CDS encoding ABC transporter ATP-binding protein, with amino-acid sequence MLNLSAVHKSRGVGSQRYSLVIPALHLQAGEQLAIVGPSGCGKSTLLDLLALVLAPDQVGQFAFNQQDIGALWRADRQSALAALRSQHLGYVPQTGGLLGFLDVRGNITLSRQLLGLKDDGSVARLAEQLQVSDQLAKRPAALSVGQRQRVSCARALAHAPQLVLADEPTASLDPFNAERVMQALLARAREQRAACVIATHDEPLARASGLQVRRIGCRRDADGGVTATLGEAC; translated from the coding sequence ATGTTGAACCTGAGCGCAGTGCACAAGAGCCGGGGCGTTGGTAGCCAGCGCTACAGCCTGGTGATTCCGGCGTTGCACCTGCAAGCGGGCGAACAACTGGCGATTGTCGGCCCCAGTGGTTGCGGCAAAAGCACGTTGCTGGATCTGCTGGCGCTGGTGTTGGCGCCGGATCAGGTCGGGCAGTTTGCGTTCAACCAGCAGGACATCGGCGCGCTGTGGCGTGCCGACCGGCAATCCGCCTTGGCCGCGTTGCGCAGCCAGCACTTGGGCTATGTGCCGCAAACCGGTGGGCTGCTGGGATTTCTGGATGTGCGCGGAAATATCACGTTGTCCCGGCAATTGCTGGGCTTGAAGGACGACGGCAGCGTGGCGCGTCTGGCCGAGCAGTTGCAGGTCAGCGATCAGTTGGCCAAGCGCCCGGCGGCGTTGTCGGTGGGCCAGCGCCAGCGCGTGAGTTGTGCCCGCGCCCTGGCCCATGCGCCGCAACTGGTGCTGGCGGATGAGCCGACCGCTTCCCTCGACCCGTTCAACGCCGAGCGGGTGATGCAGGCGCTGCTGGCCCGGGCCCGTGAACAGCGGGCGGCCTGTGTGATCGCCACCCATGACGAACCCCTGGCCCGCGCCAGTGGCTTGCAGGTGCGGCGTATCGGTTGCCGTCGCGATGCTGACGGCGGCGTCACCGCAACCCTCGGGGAGGCGTGCTGA